Below is a genomic region from Anaerolineae bacterium.
GTATCACGTGGTGCGCTGGGGGGAGACGCTCTGGTCCATCGCCCGGCTCTACGGGACCACGCCGTGGGCCATCGCCGCGCTCAACGGCATCTACAACCTCAACCTGATTTACGCCGGCCAGGTACTGCGCGTGCGGTAACCCCATCGAGGGCTATGCCAAGAGGGGGGTCAGGGCATACCTGACCCCCCTCTTTTTGTCCCCGCCTCGTTCCCCCGTTCCCGTC
It encodes:
- a CDS encoding LysM peptidoglycan-binding domain-containing protein — translated: YHVVRWGETLWSIARLYGTTPWAIAALNGIYNLNLIYAGQVLRVR